Below is a window of Myroides profundi DNA.
ACTTTAGACAGGCTATCGCTGATAGCTGGCCAGCGAGTATAGATGATACTTCTGCACAGCAAGACTGGGGATGGAACCACAAGTATGACTTATCTTCTATGACAGAAGTAATGTTAGAAAACTTGACAAGAGAATTAAAGAAGTAAGTTTCTAGATATCAAATAAGAAAGCCAGCTATAAGCTGGCTTTTTTATTTGCGTAGTTTTTTAAATACTAGTTTATACAGTGGTACTACTACGATGACTAGCGATATAATAGCTAACGCTAGGATAACGCTACTACTGATAGCTGTCATAGAACGAAGTACTATAGTGATTATAAAAAGGAAAGCCCCTAAGAGCAATAACTTTACATTTTTATCCATCTTTGTTTTTTTTGACAAAAGTAAAACTTTAGTTTAACTTATTAAATAGATAGATCACTAATGGGCTAACGATCATAACAAAAGATACCAGAAGCACAAAGTAAGCTAACTGTGCGCCTATTACATTTAAGTAAAATAAGATAAATGACAGGGCAAATAATGCGATGCCGATTAGAAAAATTAGTTGATTTCTACTCATGGTCATTTCATTTTAGGATGATACTAATTTAGTTATTTTAACTGAGTTGTCAAATTTTATCTCGATGCTTAAGGAGGTTTGTAAAACAATTATTAATTTTAGAGAAAATGTAAACATTCAAACTATGGACAAAGTAGTAACAGATATTTTAGACAATGCCAATAGTGCATTTCTAAATTGGAAGAAACTTAAAGTGAGTGATAGAGTAGCTTATCTTCAGAAAGTTAAGCAGAACCTACTTACTAATGTAGAGGAGTATGGAAAATGTATGACATTGGATATGCACAAGCCTATTAAGCAAGCTGTAGCCGAAGCAGAGAAGAGTGCGAGGTTAATAGATTATTATATTGAGCATGGAGAAGAGATTCTAAAAGGAAGAACTATACAGACAGATTGGACAGAGACGTATACGGTGAATGATCCTTTAGGTGTCATTCTAGGAGTGATGCCGTGGAACTTCCCTTTCTGGCAAGTGTTTAGATTTGCTATTCCGACCTTATTAGCGGGTAATACTGTAGTAGTGAAGCATGCGAGTAATGTGCCTCTTAGTGCGAAGGCATTAGAAGACTGCTTTAGAGTAGAGGGGTATGAGCAAGTGTACTTTAATGTAACTGTAGCAGGTAGAGAAGTAGATGCTATTATAGAATCACCTATTATTAAGGGGGTATCTCTTACAGGGAGTGAGGCAGCAGGTAGCTCTGTAGGGAAGAAAGCAGGAGAATTGATTAAACCTACTGTGTTAGAACTTGGGGGGAGTAATGCCTTTATCGTAAGAGAAGATGTAGATATAGACGCTCTTATCCCTACGGCTATCAATGCTAGATTTCAGAATACTGGGCAGAGCTGTATAGCAGGAAAACGATTTTTAATCCACAATGCTATTATTAAAGAATTTACAGATAAGTTTGTAGCCGCAGTTAGAGAGATCAGATTCGGTGACTTAATGGATCATAATACAGGTATCGGATTGATGGCTAGAGAAGATTTAGCGATAGAACTAGAGACCATTATGAATGATTCTGTACAGATGGGAGCGAAGATAGCAGTAGGCGGTAAACGCGATGGAGCGAAGTTCGAGCCAACTGTGATCACAGATGTCACACCAGATATGCCTGCATTTAAGCTAGAGACTTTTGGCCCGCTAGCTGTTATTGTAGGATATGATACATTCGATGAGGCGATAGAGATGAGCAACGATTCTCGCTTCGGATTAGGTGTGGCGATGTTTAGTAAAGATGTCGAATTTTTAAAATCTAAGGTTCACGAGTTCGACGAAGGAGCT
It encodes the following:
- a CDS encoding aldehyde dehydrogenase family protein; protein product: MDKVVTDILDNANSAFLNWKKLKVSDRVAYLQKVKQNLLTNVEEYGKCMTLDMHKPIKQAVAEAEKSARLIDYYIEHGEEILKGRTIQTDWTETYTVNDPLGVILGVMPWNFPFWQVFRFAIPTLLAGNTVVVKHASNVPLSAKALEDCFRVEGYEQVYFNVTVAGREVDAIIESPIIKGVSLTGSEAAGSSVGKKAGELIKPTVLELGGSNAFIVREDVDIDALIPTAINARFQNTGQSCIAGKRFLIHNAIIKEFTDKFVAAVREIRFGDLMDHNTGIGLMAREDLAIELETIMNDSVQMGAKIAVGGKRDGAKFEPTVITDVTPDMPAFKLETFGPLAVIVGYDTFDEAIEMSNDSRFGLGVAMFSKDVEFLKSKVHEFDEGAVFINEMVISDPRVPFGGNKFSGIGREMAEEGLLSFVNKKSVVIK